A window of Daucus carota subsp. sativus chromosome 2, DH1 v3.0, whole genome shotgun sequence genomic DNA:
tctataatgcatgaataatattttcctgtatacaaagtaaatcatataaaaactaacaacaacaaacatgtccaatgaacaaaacatatattataaaagaataaccaacaaacatacatcactaatagttaacttattgatatcatccatcaatatcatgttaagactatattcttctcccgtgtttggatttgtcgactctcacgtagagcggtctataactacctttgcttgcaacaactatttttttaataccgtataaacagccttcatttatcgttgcagaagaacggcgaCACCGAATTAGAAATCGggtgtggtattgagagaggaggttgtgtttagatgatctaaaaccctacaacttataggggtatttataggtgcagagagacttgtgtactactctttcccataattaaataatctgaaacaaaatcagattaaaatttcaagctactatattccataaataatttgaaacaaaatcagattctgaaacttgcttctaatatatccgaaactaaaaaaagtagtattccataaataatctcaaacaaaatcagattctaaaacttgcttttaatatatccgaaactaaaaaggtagttttattttttgatatttttcatccaaaaattccagaaaattagaaaaataaacggagcgatgtgagaggcgccacctacacgcccctcgcttctcctttatataagtatattgatgattattaCTTTAATAAAAGAAGATATCATCACCctggatttatttatttattgtcacCAAAGATCCTGGACACATTACACAACAATCCTGGAACCGCCAAAATTGTGATACAAACATAACATATCGTCCCATGCCTAATGTACCCAACTTGGGCATGGAAGTTTATGACCGAAAGCAAAAGGCCCGACGCTGAACAATTCAAAATCAACTGGAGCTTGGGCAGACCCTGGCGGCTTTGAGGATCTCATCAACATCGCCCCTTGCAGTCCGTTGTTTAAATTGGAGGGAGTGTTGCAATTGTTAGCAGGTGAATCCACCAAGAACACTCTACATTTGTGATATCCATAGGTAGTTACAGTATTGGGTGCCTTGATGAAAAATTTCCCATTCTTGTCTGTCTTAGTTTGGACCACCAGGGGGTACTTTGTGTTTTTACATTGCAGCTTCACCACAGCACCTGAAATATAGATGGTATCGTATATATAGTTTAGTAATTTAACTTGCATTTGATGCGATGTTAGCATATACACATGTGTGTAGCTAACTTACCTTCAAGCGGAGCAGCTCCCGAGAGCTTTTCAACTCCTCTATTGTCGCAGGGCTTGCAGTAGACCATACCTTGCACCGCCACAAGCTTCTTAGGTGGTGGAATCAGCATGTCACTGGGTGCTTCCTGAACGGGTGCAGATGCTGGTGGGAGTACAGTACTACAGGGTGGTTGTGCTATGCTTGTAGGGATTGCAGCAGTGGGTGGCTCTGACGTGCTTAACGGAGCATTTGCTGGTGGGAGTACAGTACTACTGGGTGGCTCTGCTATGCTTGTTGGAGCAGATGCTGGGGGGAATACACTACTACAGGGTTGCTGTGCTATGCTTGGGGGGATTGCAGTAACGGGGGGCTCTGATATGCTTATCGGAGCAGATGCTGGTGGTAATCCACTACTACAGGGTGGCTGTGCTATGCCTGGAGGAATTGCTGTAGTGGGCGGCTCTGGTATGCCTGTCGGAGCAGATGCTGGTGGGAATACAGTATTTTCGGGTGGCTGTGCTATGCTTACTGGAGGAATTGCTGTAGTGGGCGGCTCTGGTATGCTTATCGGAGCAGATGCTGGTGGTAATCCACTAGTACAGGGTGGCTGTGCTATGCCTGGAGGAATTGCTGTCGTGGGTGGCTCTGGTATGCTTGTCGGAGCAGATGCTGGTGGGAATACAGTATTTTCGGGTGGTTGTGCTATGCTTACTGGAGCAGATGCTGGAGGGAGCGCAGTACAGGGTGGCTGTGCTATGCTTGCTGTTTCATAGCCATGCGTTACACCGAAAACAATGACCAAACAAAGGAGTGAAAAGCCCAGGGGTTTTGCACAGAGAATGGCCATCGTTCTTTAACGAAAGAAATGCACCTGAGTTGCAGTCAATATTGGTGATTTTAAAGGGTTTTGAAGCTTTGAATAATTGAACTGAATGAGGTACAGCCGAAATGAGGTTGTTATGTATGATGGTGTACAGAGTACAGGCTTGTGAATGCAAATTTTGCTTTTACTTTGGAATTCTATTTCAATCGAAACACGATTCACCTCTATTTCATGGTGCACGTTCGAATGCATGCGTTTGTGTTTGCAATCATTAAGTTGTTTTTAGGGGGTGCAATATGCTGATATTAGTATATACATCGGATAGACTTGTCCTCACAAAATCCAACTTGGAAACGACTAGTAATCAATTATGAGGTGCTGAGGTCATCCGTGGAAAACAATCGGGCTTAATGTTCTAGACCTTGCTGCTTGCATGCACAGAATTAAACTTGGAAATCTCATCCGTTTTTGTATTTTGATCTTGCCTGAGTCGGTCTAGTTTTGAGCATGAAATCAGTTGTGAAATATACTTCGAGTGCAAAATTCGGAACAGTGACCGTGTGCAATCTCAAGACACCGCCATTTAGCATTGCACCATAGTTAAGATCTTGATGATCATTTTGGATTTGACAGACACTGATCTAACATGTCAATGGTTAAAATCTTGCCGTCCAAAATATTAAGGATCCAAGAATAAGAGCGGAGAATGGTTAACAAACTGAAGTGAAAAACAGACAAAATTAAGAGTTGTATTTTACAGTGATCCAACTTTAAGCATCAAAACAATGAAAAGTAATGTATACACATTCTTCATTCTAAGGCCAGAAGATGTCTACAACAAAAATCCTCAATTCGGCTGCATTCGAAATCCTCTTTGTTACAAAATTTCTTGTGCACAATCAAGAGGTCATAACTAGAAACATAAACAGTCATGAATAATTATGAGAGGAGAGCTTTCCTATTGGACTAAGAGAGAAtgccaacaataataattattattctttgTTTTCTTAATTGAAGAAATAATTGGAAAATAAAATGGCTAAATACAAAAATGAGCGATAATTCCCAATAGACGGTGGTACGATTCAATCCAACATTTTATTGATTCGGGTTTGAGTGTGTTATAGCTTTATAATTCGAGATTAGGTTTATTATCGAATGAACTGCAATGCTGTGATTGACCATGAATGGATGAGGGCAACAACATTGTTAAGGCCAAAACTAAAGCAAAAAAGCGATTTTACATTGATCCAACTTTAagcatcaaaataataaaattaatatacacaGATTCTTATTCTAAGGCCAAACGATGTCCACAACACAAATCCTCAAGTCGGCGATATCTTCTTCGAAATCTTCTTTCTCGTTACAAAACTGACGACTGGTCAGAGCTCTTTCCGGCAGCTTAGCAGCTCTGTTCTCCGTAAAGCAAGGAACTCCGGCGGAATTAGTAGCACCACAAGAATAAAAAGGCAGAGCTGGTGATGATGAGCATGTCAAGTCGGTGTGTGAGTGTTTGAGAAGCTCAGAAGCAAGAAGAAGCAGAGAAGCCATTAGAATAACAAAAGCAAGCTAAAAGAGAGATGTATGATCTTGAATCTTGATGAATGAGTATTTGAAAGTGTATGTGCAGTATAAATAGGTGGGGGATTGTGTATAGTAGTATAGCCCACCGGTTTGTATAAATAGATGGGTGATGCAGATGGTGGGTGCCCACAGAAgttctttattttgtttgataaatGTTGCCCACAGAAGATGCTGCGGGAGAAACAAGgggtgttttgttttgtttaagcTTGGGAGCTGCTTGTTTTTCCTGTCCTGGATGATTGTTAGATTTTCTTGTTGGCTGTTGCAGTTATTATTCTAGctgcttttaaattttttatttatgtaagcTCTTCAACTTGCAATATTTGTCGCTAAATTAGTTAGGGAGTGGGAGATACTCTTTGATATTTCTGTTGTAAACGGCATCGAATGTTAAAagcttataaattattatatacgaAAGTTGTTTTTcataataaatcaatatatttttaaaattaaattaaattttttttttaaagttgcaTTTTCAAtctcgtatatttttattcataagttAAAGTTTacctattatatttttatgatatgaTTAACTTGccaaatatttttgttataaatacTGACAAAACTCTaaattaaagtttttaaaaattcgTTCCTAAATTTAATTGGCCGATATGTTTAATTCAAATGATAATGAAATTATATCAACTGTTTAACTAAAATGaattatttacttttataatattttaagagaAAAGATGGGAGCGAAATTTGAGATACTTGTCCCTATTGAGCCACCGGTCCGGGACTCCCAGTAGCAAAAAGAGAAGGGGTCCATTGCATGGTGGAGGACGTTGACATTTTGGGGCTTAAGGGAGTGTTGCGGTGTATTTATGGATCAAGAGCAGCAAAGTGCAGTTGCCAACGCTCCTCATTAATCACTCTCTCAGGCCCCCATGGCCAGCCCAGCCCGTCATTACTCGCTCTGACTATTTTGCCACTAGTTAGATTTTGCCTGTGGCCGTGAATGATTcctttgcaattttatattaagatacCGATAGTTTAAGCGAGTAATCTTTTTGTTTGGTACATAAAGTGCTTGAAAAGAAgttattaaaatctaaataagACAGAGTATCATAATCTCGTTGCAAACAAAGATTCTTGTGTGGATGTGTTGTTTGAGCTTGAGTTCACTTTTACCAACCGCTTACTCCCTCtctaattaattattgttttaatttttcatattcaTCAATTTTGATCGAATTTGTTCATGTTTCTTTTTAGTTATCtaatactatatataatatctcTGCGTGAATCTGGCAATTTAAAATGTATCCGGtattagagttaattgcaaagtACGTCTTTTAGTTAATGTGAATCACACTTTATTAACTAACTTTAGATAATTGTAGAatgcatttttttaacatattttagcCCTCATCTTTGATCCATTGATTCATATTTGTCTCTTTTAACCTATTACGGTGAAAAttcaaaaacttaaaaatttactaaaatataatgttaaagGCTCTTAAATCCATCTtactcctctttttttttttttgacaaaatacaaatttattccattaaattaaaacaagtctagtcgggACAATTCCCCAACTGACTActcttttaatttaacaaaaaattaaaatagaccATACGTCAATCAACTCTCAAAGTATTATAGTATTACAATGTTACAGTACTTTAGAGTAAAGTTCTACGGAAACCACTTtatttggagaccgtggagaccacttatgttctgtaagtaaaatattgcatgaaaacattacaaaactcataattttgcaaatcaaaatactgtagaatacattattttgtgaagtaagttctataaatatcaccaATTCATTATAATTATTGAAGAACAtttatgtttaataagtagaatatgtatgttctgcaaattgaacaaatgttctgcaaactaaatatattcCGCAGGATAAAATGTTATATAATATTCTACATGCAAAACAtacatgatattcaagattttaaatgatataatgatCCTTGTgcaacatgatttgcaaaattatgagtttttcaatgtttttatgcatattttacttgcagaacataaacggtctccacggtctccaaaaaaAGTCGTCTTCATAAAACTTTACTCCCGTGCTTTATATggttaataaaataaagttgcAACATAGTGGCCACTGGTCAAAATCTTAACTGACACAATCAAACATGCATTTCACAATGTTTGTTCATCAAGATTCAAGAATCGATTCCTTAGTCAGGAGAAATGCATGACTTGTACTTGAGTTGAGGGATCTGAACTATAAATACAAGGCAACTGTTGAATCAATTACTCATAAATCTCAAGTGTAACCTCACAAGTGAGGATGAGTGAAAACTAAACATAAATTTGAGCAAGACTTGCTGCACGCCAGGGCCGGTTTTGAGGGAGTGCAATAAGTGCACCAGCACAGGGCTTATGAAAATTTAGgacccccaatttatgactactTCTTTCTATCTTTTAGTATActcatgataaatataatataatattaatatatctttaattttaccattattttattgaaacaCTAGTCAATTCTTAACTCTCAAGACCCAGCCATGCACGTCTCTTCTTATTCCTTCTCTCTCCACATAAATTAGTGCACTGTACAAGCAATAAATCCCACACGGCCACACACATATTTAAGTCTAACTActcaaaaaacaaacaatttttcagttgtagtagtctaattttgtttatgatatcttgttattttaaatatattaaaattttgttttgtcatttggAAGGGCCTCATTCTTAAAGTCAGCACATGGCCTCAAAAAAGTCCCAGACGGCCCTGCACACCATGCTTAGTTTTCTCCGATACCTTATTTCTGATGTTCACTTATATACATAAATGATAAAACATAACTACGAGTTAAGTACAATGTCGAAGGTAAGGATTGGAGAAGACTAAACAGAAGAAACAATTGATTCAACCTGTTTAGTTTTCTCCAACATCTTATTTCCGGCTTTTACTCAGTTGTCAGCATTCATCTCCAACTTTGCCTTTTAGTGTTGAGCATTCTGCCAATGTTGTCCGTCAGAATAGGATGAAAGTATGAAAAGGTATTTaagtttaatttttgttttgtgcATTCTCTTTAGTTTTCTCCGATATCTTATCTCCAACCTTTACTTCTTCTAGTACATTCTCGGCCAgagacaaagaaaagaaagctACTCTCGCCGTCCCCTTTATTTGTTTACATTCGGAGACGGGGCTCGGCACACATTCTAATACTCTCGCAAAACatagttcgataaattatttttaacttttttcttcttctgaataaaaatttgatgtttaaatttttacaaaagataaaaattttaaaaataaattatagaacctTATATGCATCTtgaaatacgtgtcgagcaCCGTAAAAAAAAGGGTAAAAAAATTGAGAGGTACGGAGAGAATATCAGGCTTCATTTGTATGCCAGATGTAGACTAGTTTCGTCCAGCTATTTTCATCGACCTTCTAACTTCTAAAAATATCCATTTCAGACGGACCGTTTCTGTTGGCCCATCTTCTGTTTTGGACCAAGGTGGCCTGTTACTCATGCAGTCATGCTTCAAATAGTTAGCTGGACGCAGTTTTGCATGACCTTATTGGGCTGAACATAGTTGGGCCTATACCGAATCAATTTCCCATTTCTTCTCACCGTCGTTACTGGTCTTAGTAAAATGACTGGACGGTTCATATACGCTTCCTCGTCAAGTTTCAATGAATGTCTATGCTTATACCCGTAACGTAATTTTAGAAGTTTTGATCACAttaatgtttttaaaaaaaaattcccaaaaaaatatttatgtatatttttattcaataatataaaattacaaaaataaattattattatatgataaAAACATCTAAAATCACGTGCAAATAATCACACGATTTATAAACAGGACATTTCGGTACTCCTCCTGTTTAGTGTAATATCGATATCTTAAAAGGCCTTCAGGGATTAACCGAGTGAAAAAGAGGTTCCCACCTCATTGTATAAGATTTTTATGCTCAAATCTATGctaaaaacatatttatatgtACAACTCTGAACATATTGCAATGCAACTTGCTGCAATTATTAAACAAAAGCACTACCACTACAAATTAAGAAAGGCAATTTTACATTACATAAAGAACATCTATTGATCCCACTTTCTTGTGCAAGATCTTGTTTGATTGTTTATTGTTGTATGTAATTCTCTTTGCAGAAGAACAAACAAATGAGCACAACTAACTAGATGCAATCCAAAACAGAAAGAGCTACAAATACAAATAATGAAAGGGACAGGCAATCCttaccaaaccaaacatatgcCGTGTACACTACACATAAATACCGGTCCGAGAGTAAAATGTAGGCGTGATTTAGAAAAGTTTTGAAATATGTTTCATATCCTTGCGCTTTTCCCCTCATTAAAGGGTATGATAAGCAATTGACCAGCTATCAGATAAATCATGCTAAATCAGCTAAACTATCCAAAGATCATATGGTGGCCATCACTCCAATCTCAAAAAGACAAATCAACTCACCTCTCATAAACCATGACCACTAATACTTGTGATATCTGGGTATTAGAAGTTGTTTGCCAAAGGCTATGCATCTGTCGAACACCTTTGAAGAAGCAAACATGCAGAACTGCTTGTACGATTTTAACAAAGAGCAGGTTGGTTTTTGCAGCGATGATGTTAGAGTATAATATTTACCTTAACTCCTATTTAATTTACATATTCATATAATTTAGTACGAGAATACAAGGAAaagtctaaaaaaaaaaaattaaaaaaaaaaagaaaaaaggaaggaaaaaaAGGAGCTGCGATGTACATTGCGACCTGGAAACTACAAAAGCCAGATCACCAAAAACATCATGCAAATTTAGGTTTGGGCTTTGGTGAAGGGTTATGATGTACAGGGCCaatcttctgaatcagatgaagAATCCCTTTCTTGTGATCTTGACAAGGCAGGTTTTGTAGCTTATTTAAGTTTCCATCACTTGCAAGTGAAGCCTCAAACTGCTCTAGCACCTTCACAACCTGACAAAAATCTGGCCTTCTGTCTGGTTGTAAGGACCAACACTGCTCAATCAAAGCTTTCATGGCAGCAGGGCAGTCACCTGGGATAGCTGGTCTAAAATTCTGAAAGATCACAATATAAGTATTATTAAATTGAGCGTGTGTGTGTGCAAGAACAAACTGCCCTTGTGTAATGTGCAcccaaatacaaatatatatgggCTCTTTAAAGGCGAGTGCTCATGTTGAAGTGAGTTAGCACCTACCAAAAGATTTATGATTCTTGAAAAAAGAATTTAACGTACttaattttaaacattaaacaCGCAAAAGCTGACCTATGCAAGGCAACACGTTGTCACTCCCATTTCCTTATCTTTCTCTAGATATATACATAGAGAAAATtagagacaaaaaaaaaacgGGGTACAAATACGTTCGTCAATGTCCTCGATCCTGACCCATGTTGATAAATAACTATGacaacaatataataatatatatgtaaaaatatttcaaagaaaTCGAAGTTCTTGAAAAGTAAAGCCTCGCCacaagattttattaaaacCATATTATTAGGAAAAATAGGTGAATTGTTTTATCTAGCTTTGCTAAACAAATGAAGTGCAATAATTCTATGTGTGTTGGCATTTTACGAAACAGAAAGTATCAATTTCTGTATACCAGAAACAGATATAATTTATCCTTCCCCATCAAGCAATTTACAATTAGTCGCAAATGTATTTCAAATATACATATCGGACTTTGTGTGTGCAAATTTTTTACAAAGCCATAATAAACTAGAAAATGTGTGAGTAATATCTATGCGCAGAATTTATATTTCACATGAGAAGCAAACTgcaaaaagaaacaaaactgCGTCATGAAAGTACCTTGTTCACCACGGCAAAAGCGGCTTGGATGGGTGTCATATCCTCGTACGGTATATTTCCAGCTACCATTTCCCATAAAATGAGTCCAAAACTATAAACATCGACCTTTCTGCTGTATGATTTGCGTTTAATCATCTCCGGAGCCATCCAGCGATAAGTTCCGGAGTCGTCAGCCAGGGGATCACAAGATGTGTCACGACAAGCTATTCCAAAATCTGCAATTTTCAGCTGAAAATCCTGATTTATAAGTATATTCTCAGGCTTAAGGTCCCTATGTATGACACCTTGAGAATGAATGAATGCCATCCCCCGGGCAATATCCAGAGCCATCGAGACTACTTTTCGTAAGGGAAGAATCTCCTCAAGCTTGTGCAAGTATGCCCTCAAAGAACCCTCAGAAAGATATTCTGTGATGATGCAGAAGACTGGTGGTTTTCTGCATGCTCCTTTAAACTGAAGTGAATATGAAAGAATATCAGGAAAAAATAAAGTAATTGCAATTCAGCAATCTGTTTTAAAACCGTGATTTGATAAAGAGGGCACTGATTTTACTTTCTCTTTTATCAAATGACTGCATGAAAGTTATAGTCAGCATACTAAAGAGGCAAGAAAAAACAATCTTTGCACACGTACTATCCTGGCAATTAATACGTTTCC
This region includes:
- the LOC108205881 gene encoding serine/threonine/tyrosine-protein kinase HT1 isoform X1, with protein sequence MGEESSWIRRTNFSHTIYHRLDSGKFAIDSSSLASHSDRASGLQTRPANGSGGNQIQLNHRTNKPRAASPLPETKLSDTFKEARSDRKRFSTPHPVRRGSGKATPKDSLAKRAPDTNHSPKSLKHFSSMKIYDKLKSKKESAWTKFFDHGGGKVTSVESADEWMVDLSKLFIGLRFAHGAHSQLYHGCYKDESVAVKMIRVPDDIDDGSLGARLEKQFTREVTLLSRLHHQNVIKFKGACRKPPVFCIITEYLSEGSLRAYLHKLEEILPLRKVVSMALDIARGMAFIHSQGVIHRDLKPENILINQDFQLKIADFGIACRDTSCDPLADDSGTYRWMAPEMIKRKSYSRKVDVYSFGLILWEMVAGNIPYEDMTPIQAAFAVVNKNFRPAIPGDCPAAMKALIEQCWSLQPDRRPDFCQVVKVLEQFEASLASDGNLNKLQNLPCQDHKKGILHLIQKIGPVHHNPSPKPKPKFA
- the LOC108208347 gene encoding non-classical arabinogalactan protein 30, which produces MAILCAKPLGFSLLCLVIVFGVTHGYETASIAQPPCTALPPASAPVSIAQPPENTVFPPASAPTSIPEPPTTAIPPGIAQPPCTSGLPPASAPISIPEPPTTAIPPVSIAQPPENTVFPPASAPTGIPEPPTTAIPPGIAQPPCSSGLPPASAPISISEPPVTAIPPSIAQQPCSSVFPPASAPTSIAEPPSSTVLPPANAPLSTSEPPTAAIPTSIAQPPCSTVLPPASAPVQEAPSDMLIPPPKKLVAVQGMVYCKPCDNRGVEKLSGAAPLEGAVVKLQCKNTKYPLVVQTKTDKNGKFFIKAPNTVTTYGYHKCRVFLVDSPANNCNTPSNLNNGLQGAMLMRSSKPPGSAQAPVDFELFSVGPFAFGHKLPCPSWVH